A DNA window from Comamonas sp. 26 contains the following coding sequences:
- a CDS encoding universal stress protein: protein MFKHILIPTDGSKLSEAALRAGLQLAKEQGAQVTALYVMPDYATMIYGSEALMAYNATEMTKSAEKEADKVLKVATDIAAAEGVICKTVRATDFSVNQAIIKTAQDSNCDLICMASHGRKGIAGILLGSETQRVLVNSRIPVLVHRPVV, encoded by the coding sequence ATGTTCAAGCACATTTTGATTCCTACGGATGGCTCGAAGCTCTCGGAGGCTGCACTGCGCGCAGGCCTGCAACTGGCCAAGGAACAAGGTGCACAAGTGACGGCGCTGTATGTGATGCCGGATTACGCCACCATGATCTACGGCTCTGAGGCCCTGATGGCCTACAACGCAACAGAAATGACCAAAAGCGCCGAGAAGGAAGCCGACAAGGTACTCAAGGTCGCGACCGATATTGCCGCAGCCGAAGGCGTGATTTGCAAGACGGTGCGGGCGACGGATTTCTCCGTCAACCAGGCCATCATCAAGACCGCGCAGGACAGCAACTGCGACCTGATCTGCATGGCATCGCACGGCCGCAAGGGCATTGCCGGCATTTTGCTGGGCAGCGAAACCCAGCGCGTGCTGGTCAACAGCCGCATTCCGGTGCTGGTGCACCGCCCGGTGGTGTAA
- a CDS encoding universal stress protein: MFKHILIPTDGSKLSEAALHAGLQLAKEQGAEVTVLYVMPDYSALMYASEGMVTYNPSELRKDAEKTADKVLQAVQDMAKAEGVECKTARTMNFSVHQAIIQQAKDSNCDLICMASHGRKGIAGILLGSETQRVLVNSSIPVLVHRPVV; encoded by the coding sequence ATGTTCAAGCACATTTTGATTCCTACAGACGGCTCGAAACTCTCTGAGGCCGCGCTGCACGCGGGCCTGCAACTGGCCAAGGAGCAAGGCGCCGAAGTGACGGTGCTGTATGTGATGCCGGATTATTCCGCCTTGATGTATGCCAGCGAGGGGATGGTGACTTACAACCCCAGCGAGCTACGCAAAGACGCCGAAAAAACGGCCGACAAGGTGCTGCAGGCGGTGCAGGACATGGCCAAGGCCGAGGGCGTGGAGTGCAAGACGGCAAGGACCATGAACTTCTCGGTGCACCAGGCCATCATCCAGCAAGCCAAGGACAGCAATTGCGACCTGATCTGCATGGCTTCGCACGGACGCAAGGGCATTGCCGGGATTCTGCTGGGCAGCGAAACACAGCGCGTGCTGGTGAACAGCAGCATTCCGGTGCTGGTGCACCGGCCTGTGGTGTAG
- a CDS encoding lysozyme, producing the protein MNWKEKLLAAIGGAAFALAVPLVQKYEGTVLRSYPDPVGIVTACTGHTGPELKMGQTYTRQQCEEILYKDLAKHADALDCIRQPLTDGQRAAFVSFAFNVGEGAFCGSTLVRKANAGDIDGACAELSRWTYAGGKQLPGLIKRRAAERQLCEAGLA; encoded by the coding sequence ATGAACTGGAAAGAAAAACTCTTGGCCGCCATCGGTGGCGCTGCCTTTGCTTTGGCTGTGCCGCTGGTGCAGAAGTACGAAGGCACCGTGCTGCGCAGCTACCCCGATCCGGTGGGCATCGTCACGGCATGCACCGGCCATACCGGTCCCGAGCTCAAGATGGGCCAGACCTACACCCGCCAGCAGTGCGAGGAAATACTCTACAAAGACTTGGCCAAGCATGCCGATGCGCTGGATTGCATTCGTCAGCCCTTGACCGATGGCCAACGCGCCGCCTTTGTGAGCTTTGCTTTTAACGTGGGCGAGGGTGCGTTTTGCGGCAGCACCCTGGTGCGCAAGGCCAATGCGGGCGACATCGATGGCGCGTGTGCCGAGCTATCGCGCTGGACCTATGCCGGTGGCAAGCAGTTGCCCGGCCTCATCAAACGTCGCGCGGCAGAGCGCCAATTGTGTGAGGCGGGGCTGGCATGA